Proteins co-encoded in one Nicotiana sylvestris chromosome 7, ASM39365v2, whole genome shotgun sequence genomic window:
- the LOC104219587 gene encoding 1-aminocyclopropane-1-carboxylate oxidase homolog isoform X3 gives MDTNESKYDRKTELKAFDDTKAGVKGLVDAGVCKIPQIFISPPDSTKNSNSSTEQFIFPVIDLQGIIDGDQIKRKEVVEKARDASETWGFFQVVNHGIPNDVLEEMIRGVRGFHEQDTEIKKQWYTREFTKKVVYNSNFDLYSAPATNWRDTFFCIMAPNPPSPEELPPICRDIIIKYSQEVKKLGSSLFELLAEALGLNRNHLTDMDCDKGLSVVCHYYPACPEPELTLGASKHADDGFITLLLQDNIGGLQVLHQNHWVDVPPTPGALVVNIADLLQGICIMKIELKNGNSGHTG, from the exons ATGGATACAAATGAATCAAAATATGATAGAAAGACCGAGTTAAAAGCCTTTGATGACACAAAAGCTGGTGTTAAAGGACTTGTTGATGCAGGAGTTTGTAAAATCCCTCAGATTTTCATTTCACCTCCAGATTCAACAAAGAACTCAAATTCCAGCACAGAACAGTTCATATTTCCAGTCATTGACCTCCAAGGCATTATTGATGGTGATCAAATCAAGCGAAAGGAGGTCGTTGAAAAAGCCCGCGATGCATCTGAGACATGGGGTTTCTTTCAAGTGGTCAATCATGGCATTCCAAATGATGTCTTGGAAGAAATGATACGAGGTGTTCGTGGTTTCCACGAGCAAGATACTGAGATCAAGAAACAATGGTATACTCGAGAGTTCACTAAAAAGGTTGTCTACAACAGCAATTTTGATTTATATAGTGCACCTGCAACTAATTGGAGGGATACTTTTTTCTGCATTATGGCTCCTAATCCTCCTAGTCCTGAAGAACTGCCTCCAATCTGTAG GGATATCATTATTAAGTACTCTCAGGAAGTGAAGAAACTAGGGAGTTCTCTGTTTGAACTATTGGCAGAAGCTCTTGGGCTGAATAGAAACCATCTCACTGACATGGATTGTGATAAGGGACTTTCAGTAGTATGCCACTACTATCCAGCTTGTCCCGAACCAGAACTTACGCTAGGTGCTAGTAAACATGCTGATGATGGGTTCATAACTCTGCTTCTCCAAGATAATATAGGAGGATTGCAAGTTCTTCATCAAAACCATTGGGTTGATGTCCCCCCTACTCCTGGTGCACTTGTCGTAAATATTGCAGATCTTCTGCAG GGCATTTGTATTATGAAAATTGAATTGAAAAACGGAAATTCAGGACACACCGGCTAA
- the LOC104219587 gene encoding 1-aminocyclopropane-1-carboxylate oxidase homolog isoform X5 produces the protein MDTNESKYDRKTELKAFDDTKAGVKGLVDAGVCKIPQIFISPPDSTKNSNSSTEQFIFPVIDLQGIIDGDQIKRKEVVEKARDASETWGFFQVVNHGIPNDVLEEMIRGVRGFHEQDTEIKKQWYTREFTKKVVYNSNFDLYSAPATNWRDTFFCIMAPNPPSPEELPPICRDIIIKYSQEVKKLGSSLFELLAEALGLNRNHLTDMDCDKGLSVVCHYYPACPEPELTLGASKHADDGFITLLLQDNIGGLQVLHQNHWVDVPPTPGALVVNIADLLQRQEGLL, from the exons ATGGATACAAATGAATCAAAATATGATAGAAAGACCGAGTTAAAAGCCTTTGATGACACAAAAGCTGGTGTTAAAGGACTTGTTGATGCAGGAGTTTGTAAAATCCCTCAGATTTTCATTTCACCTCCAGATTCAACAAAGAACTCAAATTCCAGCACAGAACAGTTCATATTTCCAGTCATTGACCTCCAAGGCATTATTGATGGTGATCAAATCAAGCGAAAGGAGGTCGTTGAAAAAGCCCGCGATGCATCTGAGACATGGGGTTTCTTTCAAGTGGTCAATCATGGCATTCCAAATGATGTCTTGGAAGAAATGATACGAGGTGTTCGTGGTTTCCACGAGCAAGATACTGAGATCAAGAAACAATGGTATACTCGAGAGTTCACTAAAAAGGTTGTCTACAACAGCAATTTTGATTTATATAGTGCACCTGCAACTAATTGGAGGGATACTTTTTTCTGCATTATGGCTCCTAATCCTCCTAGTCCTGAAGAACTGCCTCCAATCTGTAG GGATATCATTATTAAGTACTCTCAGGAAGTGAAGAAACTAGGGAGTTCTCTGTTTGAACTATTGGCAGAAGCTCTTGGGCTGAATAGAAACCATCTCACTGACATGGATTGTGATAAGGGACTTTCAGTAGTATGCCACTACTATCCAGCTTGTCCCGAACCAGAACTTACGCTAGGTGCTAGTAAACATGCTGATGATGGGTTCATAACTCTGCTTCTCCAAGATAATATAGGAGGATTGCAAGTTCTTCATCAAAACCATTGGGTTGATGTCCCCCCTACTCCTGGTGCACTTGTCGTAAATATTGCAGATCTTCTGCAG AGACAAGAGGGGTTACTCTGA
- the LOC104219587 gene encoding 1-aminocyclopropane-1-carboxylate oxidase homolog 1-like isoform X1 has protein sequence MDTNESKYDRKTELKAFDDTKAGVKGLVDAGVCKIPQIFISPPDSTKNSNSSTEQFIFPVIDLQGIIDGDQIKRKEVVEKARDASETWGFFQVVNHGIPNDVLEEMIRGVRGFHEQDTEIKKQWYTREFTKKVVYNSNFDLYSAPATNWRDTFFCIMAPNPPSPEELPPICRDIIIKYSQEVKKLGSSLFELLAEALGLNRNHLTDMDCDKGLSVVCHYYPACPEPELTLGASKHADDGFITLLLQDNIGGLQVLHQNHWVDVPPTPGALVVNIADLLQLISNDKFKSVEHRVLANHIGPRISIACFFSTFFLASSRLYGPIKELLSEDNPPKYRETTIQEYAAYFTAKGLDGTSALHHFRL, from the exons ATGGATACAAATGAATCAAAATATGATAGAAAGACCGAGTTAAAAGCCTTTGATGACACAAAAGCTGGTGTTAAAGGACTTGTTGATGCAGGAGTTTGTAAAATCCCTCAGATTTTCATTTCACCTCCAGATTCAACAAAGAACTCAAATTCCAGCACAGAACAGTTCATATTTCCAGTCATTGACCTCCAAGGCATTATTGATGGTGATCAAATCAAGCGAAAGGAGGTCGTTGAAAAAGCCCGCGATGCATCTGAGACATGGGGTTTCTTTCAAGTGGTCAATCATGGCATTCCAAATGATGTCTTGGAAGAAATGATACGAGGTGTTCGTGGTTTCCACGAGCAAGATACTGAGATCAAGAAACAATGGTATACTCGAGAGTTCACTAAAAAGGTTGTCTACAACAGCAATTTTGATTTATATAGTGCACCTGCAACTAATTGGAGGGATACTTTTTTCTGCATTATGGCTCCTAATCCTCCTAGTCCTGAAGAACTGCCTCCAATCTGTAG GGATATCATTATTAAGTACTCTCAGGAAGTGAAGAAACTAGGGAGTTCTCTGTTTGAACTATTGGCAGAAGCTCTTGGGCTGAATAGAAACCATCTCACTGACATGGATTGTGATAAGGGACTTTCAGTAGTATGCCACTACTATCCAGCTTGTCCCGAACCAGAACTTACGCTAGGTGCTAGTAAACATGCTGATGATGGGTTCATAACTCTGCTTCTCCAAGATAATATAGGAGGATTGCAAGTTCTTCATCAAAACCATTGGGTTGATGTCCCCCCTACTCCTGGTGCACTTGTCGTAAATATTGCAGATCTTCTGCAG CTAATATCAAATGACAAGTTTAAAAGCGTTGAACATCGCGTACTAGCCAATCATATTGGTCCAAGGATATCAATTGCATGCTTCTTCTCCACATTTTTCTTGGCATCCTCAAGACTCTATGGACCTATTAAGGAGTTGTTGTCGGAAGACAATCCCCCAAAGTACAGAGAAACAACAATACAGGAATATGCTGCCTATTTTACTGCAAAGGGGCTAGATGGAACTTCTGCGCTACATCATTTTAGACTTTAA
- the LOC104219587 gene encoding 1-aminocyclopropane-1-carboxylate oxidase homolog isoform X2, with the protein MDTNESKYDRKTELKAFDDTKAGVKGLVDAGVCKIPQIFISPPDSTKNSNSSTEQFIFPVIDLQGIIDGDQIKRKEVVEKARDASETWGFFQVVNHGIPNDVLEEMIRGVRGFHEQDTEIKKQWYTREFTKKVVYNSNFDLYSAPATNWRDTFFCIMAPNPPSPEELPPICRDIIIKYSQEVKKLGSSLFELLAEALGLNRNHLTDMDCDKGLSVVCHYYPACPEPELTLGASKHADDGFITLLLQDNIGGLQVLHQNHWVDVPPTPGALVVNIADLLQIRRTWRPIRGAKASRAKEVAGSRSRYITG; encoded by the exons ATGGATACAAATGAATCAAAATATGATAGAAAGACCGAGTTAAAAGCCTTTGATGACACAAAAGCTGGTGTTAAAGGACTTGTTGATGCAGGAGTTTGTAAAATCCCTCAGATTTTCATTTCACCTCCAGATTCAACAAAGAACTCAAATTCCAGCACAGAACAGTTCATATTTCCAGTCATTGACCTCCAAGGCATTATTGATGGTGATCAAATCAAGCGAAAGGAGGTCGTTGAAAAAGCCCGCGATGCATCTGAGACATGGGGTTTCTTTCAAGTGGTCAATCATGGCATTCCAAATGATGTCTTGGAAGAAATGATACGAGGTGTTCGTGGTTTCCACGAGCAAGATACTGAGATCAAGAAACAATGGTATACTCGAGAGTTCACTAAAAAGGTTGTCTACAACAGCAATTTTGATTTATATAGTGCACCTGCAACTAATTGGAGGGATACTTTTTTCTGCATTATGGCTCCTAATCCTCCTAGTCCTGAAGAACTGCCTCCAATCTGTAG GGATATCATTATTAAGTACTCTCAGGAAGTGAAGAAACTAGGGAGTTCTCTGTTTGAACTATTGGCAGAAGCTCTTGGGCTGAATAGAAACCATCTCACTGACATGGATTGTGATAAGGGACTTTCAGTAGTATGCCACTACTATCCAGCTTGTCCCGAACCAGAACTTACGCTAGGTGCTAGTAAACATGCTGATGATGGGTTCATAACTCTGCTTCTCCAAGATAATATAGGAGGATTGCAAGTTCTTCATCAAAACCATTGGGTTGATGTCCCCCCTACTCCTGGTGCACTTGTCGTAAATATTGCAGATCTTCTGCAG
- the LOC104219587 gene encoding 1-aminocyclopropane-1-carboxylate oxidase homolog isoform X4: MDTNESKYDRKTELKAFDDTKAGVKGLVDAGVCKIPQIFISPPDSTKNSNSSTEQFIFPVIDLQGIIDGDQIKRKEVVEKARDASETWGFFQVVNHGIPNDVLEEMIRGVRGFHEQDTEIKKQWYTREFTKKVVYNSNFDLYSAPATNWRDTFFCIMAPNPPSPEELPPICRDIIIKYSQEVKKLGSSLFELLAEALGLNRNHLTDMDCDKGLSVVCHYYPACPEPELTLGASKHADDGFITLLLQDNIGGLQVLHQNHWVDVPPTPGALVVNIADLLQIQVHHRLSEELFS, from the exons ATGGATACAAATGAATCAAAATATGATAGAAAGACCGAGTTAAAAGCCTTTGATGACACAAAAGCTGGTGTTAAAGGACTTGTTGATGCAGGAGTTTGTAAAATCCCTCAGATTTTCATTTCACCTCCAGATTCAACAAAGAACTCAAATTCCAGCACAGAACAGTTCATATTTCCAGTCATTGACCTCCAAGGCATTATTGATGGTGATCAAATCAAGCGAAAGGAGGTCGTTGAAAAAGCCCGCGATGCATCTGAGACATGGGGTTTCTTTCAAGTGGTCAATCATGGCATTCCAAATGATGTCTTGGAAGAAATGATACGAGGTGTTCGTGGTTTCCACGAGCAAGATACTGAGATCAAGAAACAATGGTATACTCGAGAGTTCACTAAAAAGGTTGTCTACAACAGCAATTTTGATTTATATAGTGCACCTGCAACTAATTGGAGGGATACTTTTTTCTGCATTATGGCTCCTAATCCTCCTAGTCCTGAAGAACTGCCTCCAATCTGTAG GGATATCATTATTAAGTACTCTCAGGAAGTGAAGAAACTAGGGAGTTCTCTGTTTGAACTATTGGCAGAAGCTCTTGGGCTGAATAGAAACCATCTCACTGACATGGATTGTGATAAGGGACTTTCAGTAGTATGCCACTACTATCCAGCTTGTCCCGAACCAGAACTTACGCTAGGTGCTAGTAAACATGCTGATGATGGGTTCATAACTCTGCTTCTCCAAGATAATATAGGAGGATTGCAAGTTCTTCATCAAAACCATTGGGTTGATGTCCCCCCTACTCCTGGTGCACTTGTCGTAAATATTGCAGATCTTCTGCAG